In the Gossypium arboreum isolate Shixiya-1 chromosome 10, ASM2569848v2, whole genome shotgun sequence genome, one interval contains:
- the LOC108459785 gene encoding uncharacterized protein LOC108459785 yields MEKEIIISKPDMNRFDEMSEPYKKVLAKDDDVHCLKAIYSKNTDALLNPITALKDTIFHIAAHDGREEVLRVLLEMVPPSKRAEVLKVKNIYGNTILHEVATTTNVKAARLLMEELLVLPGNDNRQREEILGAQNKLGETPLFRAAQYSCKTMVEYLATAIGRTGNLESHYRRNDGTSILHIAVIGQQFDTAIWFLRKSPELATYKDKNGNTSLHLLASMASAFKSSSPTKGIFKEFIYYCLPSDSRNKEGTNELTKNRQDRDLEQGEQNRGLNQQDYCKGWKMIVQIWKQKKMHESAVKLAKLLVGTDTSWFETHEPEEDDTILMERKEEEEETSKSNATANTERSPEPDTPLLIATKTGIVEIVKEILTRYPQAVYHIGQKGQNILHVAIMHRQYKVFHVLKDKEEAKRLVRGIDNDGCTILHHAANTKYYHGGTKPTPALKLQQELTWFEDVKTQMPSHFIMHLNKKETTADDLFKDNHRDLLKTAQEWAKNTSQSCSTVAILVATVVFTAAYTAPGGFLQNGRPILLEEPLYSFFTVMDVAGLASSLTSVVIFLSILTSSLEFEDFHHRLPRNLSLGFTFLFFSVTSTMMTFTATILLLVHLEKKWTATLTYAAAFLPICLFALFQFPLYYQYFVAAVKSILDFLRRNLPGNWDFLQFIDDY; encoded by the exons ATGGAAAAAGAAATAATCATATCCAAACCAGATATGAACCGTTTCGATGAAATGAGCGAACCATACAAAAAAGTTTTAGCCAAAGACGATGACGTTCATTGCTTGAAAGCGATCTACTCGAAAAACACCGACGCATTATTGAATCCAATCACGGCACTTAAAGACACCATCTTCCACATCGCAGCTCACGACGGCCGTGAGGAAGTGCTTCGTGTTCTGCTCGAAATGGTGCCGCCGTCAAAGAGGGCGGAGGTGCTGAAGGTGAAGAACATTTACGGGAACACGATCCTCCATGAGGTGGCCACCACTACTAATGTAAAAGCAGCTCGTTTATTGATGGAAGAGTTGTTGGTGTTGCCTGGAAATGATAATCGGCAAAGGGAAGAGATATTGGGTGCTCAAAACAAATTAGGCGAAACCCCATTGTTCAGGGCTGCGCAATATAGCTGCAAAACGATGGTGGAGTATTTGGCAACTGCAATCGGACGAACCGGGAACCTTGAAAGTCACTATAGGAGAAACGATGGGACCTCCATTCTTCATATTGCTGTGATCGGCCAACAGTTCG ATACTGCTATTTGGTTTCTGAGAAAGTCTCCAGAGCTTGCAACATACAAGGACAAGAATGGAAACACCAGTCTTCATCTGCTAGCTAGCATGGCCTCCGCTTTTAAGAGCAGCTCCCCCACCAAAGGAATATTCAAGGAGTTCATCTATTATT GCCTACCGAGTGATTCACGTAATAAGGAAGGGACGAATGAGCTTACAAAAAATAGGCAAGACAGAGATTTAGAGCAGGGTGAACAAAACAGAGGTCTCAATCAGCAGGATTACTGCAAAG GATGGAAAATGATTGTTCAGATTTGGAAACAAAAGAAAATGCATGAATCGGCGGTTAAACTAGCGAAGTTATTAGTGGGAACCGATACGTCTTGGTTCGAAACTCATGAACCGGAGGAAGACGACACGATTTTAATGGAAcggaaggaggaagaagaagagacGTCAAAAAGTAATGCAACGGCCAACACGGAGCGGTCACCTGAACCGGATACGCCGTTGCTCATCGCAACCAAAACAGGCATCGTGGAGATAGTGAAGGAGATACTCACAAGGTACCCTCAGGCAGTTTATCACATCGGTCAAAAGGGACAAAACATACTTCATGTCGCTATCATGCATCGGCAATACAAAGTGTTCCATGTCCTTAAGGATAAAGAAGAGGCGAAGAGGTTGGTTCGGGGCATCGATAACGATGGCTGCACCATACTGCACCATGCTGCTAACACTAAATATTATCATGGAGGAACCAAACCAACCCCTGCTCTTAAACTTCAACAAGAATTGACATGGTTTGAG GACGTAAAAACCCAAATGCCCTCTCATTTTATCATGCATCTCAACAAAAAGGAGACCACAGCAGATGACCTTTTCAAGGATAATCACCGAGATCTACTTAAAACCGCGCAAGAATGGGCGAAGAACACCTCTCAGTCGTGTTCGACGGTCGCCATTCTCGTCGCAACTGTTGTTTTCACAGCTGCCTACACTGCGCCGGGTGGTTTCTTGCAGA ACGGTCGTCCCATTCTCCTCGAAGAGCCTCTTTACTCGTTTTTCACGGTGATGGACGTTGCCGGTCTCGCGAGTTCCTTGACCTCGGTGGTTATCTTCCTCTCTATCCTCACTTCTTCACTCGAGTTCGAGGATTTTCATCACCGGTTACCTCGGAACCTCTCCCTCGGTTTCACCTTCCTATTCTTCTCCGTCACCAGCACCATGATGACTTTCACAGCCACCATTTTACTGCTGGTTCATTTGGAGAAGAAGTGGACTGCAACGCTAACGTATGCGGCTGCATTCCTTCCCATATGCTTATTTGCATTATTTCAATTCCCTTTATATTACCAGTACTTCGTTGCTGCAGTGAAGAGCATTTTGGATTTTCTTAGAAGGAATTTGCCTGGTAACTGGGATTTTCTTCAATTTATAGATGATTACTAA
- the LOC108457798 gene encoding pyrophosphate--fructose 6-phosphate 1-phosphotransferase subunit beta produces MYSSLNTNGNAAAFETGPVSGRFAAVYSEVQNSRIDHALPLPSVLRNPFKVVEGPPSSAAGNPDEIAKLFPNLFGQPSAMLVPNEVDSLRSDLKLKIGVVLSGGQAPGGHNVISGIFDYLQDRAKGSILYGFRGGPAGIMKCKYIELNADYIYPYRNQGGFDMICSGRDKIETPEQFKQAEETAVKLDLDGLVVIGGDDSNTNACLLAENFRGKNLKTRVIGCPKTIDGDLKCKEVPTSFGFDTACKIYAEMIGNVMIDARSTGKYYHFVRLMGRAASHITLECALQTHPNITIIGEEVAAKKQTLKNVTDYMVDVICKRAELGYNYGVILIPEGLIDFIPEVQQLIAELNEILAHDVVDEDGVWKKKLTNQSLKLFEFLPQAIQEQLMLERDPHGNVQVAKIETEKMLIQMVETELEKRKQEGSYKGHFKGQSHFFGYEGRCGLPTNFDASYCYALGYGAAALLHSGKTGLISSVGNLGAPVEEWTVGGTALTSLMDVERRHGKFKPVIKKAMVELEGAPFKKFASVREDWALKNCYISPGPIQFVGPSSNAVSHTLLLELGAQA; encoded by the exons ATGTATTCCTCATTGAATACTAACGGCAACGCTGCAGCCTTTGAAACAGGGCCGGTTTCGGGACGTTTCGCCGCCGTTTACAGTGAAGTCCAGAACAGTCGTATCGACCACGCTCTTCCTCTACCTTCCGTTCTTAGAAATCCTTTCAAAGTCGTCGAAGGTCCTCCTAGCTCCGCCGCCGGCAACCCTG ATGAGATTGCGAAGCTGTTTCCGAATCTATTCGGACAACCGTCGGCAATGTTGGTGCCGAACGAAGTGGATTCTCTCCGATCCGATCTGAAGTTGAAGATCGGCGTCGTTTTGTCTGGAGGACAGGCACCTGGAGGTCACAATGTGATTTCTGGAATTTTCG ATTACTTGCAAGATCGCGCCAAAGGTAGCATTTTGTATGGATTTAGAGGAGGCCCTGCTGGGATCATGAAATGCAAATACATTGAATTGAATGCTGATTATATTTACCCTTACAGAAATCAG GGTGGCTTTGATATGATCTGTAGTGGGAGAGACAAGATTGAAACTCCCGAGCAG TTTAAGCAAGCTGAAGAAACAGCAGTGAAGCTCGACTTGGACGGGCTTGTGGTTATTGGTGGGGACGACTCGAACACGAACGCTTGCCTCCTTGCTGAAAACTTCAG GGGTAAAAACTTGAAAACTCGAGTGATTGGGTGCCCAAAAACGATCGACGGTGATTTGAAATGCAAAGAGGTTCCAACAAGTTTCGGATTCGATACTGCCTGCAAG ATATATGCAGAAATGATTGGCAACGTCATGATTGATGCACGGTCGACTGGAAAATATTATCACT TTGTGCGGCTCATGGGACGTGCAGCTTCGCACATTACTTTGGAGTGTGCTTTGCAGACTCACCCTAACATTACCATTATCGGAGAAGAG GTTGCTGCCAAGAAGCAGACGCTTAAAAATGTTACGGACTACATGGTCGATGTCATTTGCAAACGTGCTGAACTCGGTTACAACTATGGTGTTATTCTCATACCCGAAGGTCTTATTGACTTTATTCCCGAG GTCCAGCAGCTTATCGCCGAACTAAACGAGATTCTGGCACATGATGTTGTCGATGAAGATGGGGTATGGAAAAAGAAACTTACCAACCAATCTCTAAAGCTTTTCGAGTTCTTACCTCAAGCAATTCAAGAACAATTGATGCTCGAAAGAGATCCTCATGGAAACGTTCAG GTCGCTAAAATCGAAACGGAGAAAATGTTGATTCAAATGGTTGAAACAGAATTGGAGAAGAGGAAGCAAGAAGGATCTTATAAGGGCCATTTTAAAGGACAATCACACTTTTTTGG ATATGAAGGAAGATGTGGTTTGCCAACTAACTTTGATGCCTCCTATTGCTATGCTTTGGGCTACGGCGCCGCAGCTCTCCTCCACAGTGGAAAAACTGGGTTGATATCATCA GTGGGAAACTTGGGAGCCCCGGTTGAAGAATGGACGGTCGGAGGGACTGCTCTTACATCGTTAATGGATGTCGAGAGGAGGCACG GTAAATTCAAGCCTGTTATCAAGAAGGCAATGGTAGAGCTTGAAG GTGCTCCATTCAAGAAATTTGCTTCGGTGAGGGAGGATTGGGCACTTAAGAACTGCTACATTAGTCCTG GTCCCATTCAATTTGTTGGACCATCTTCCAATGCTGTTAGCCACACTCTTCTCCTTGAACTTGGTGCTCAAGCTTAG